In Brienomyrus brachyistius isolate T26 chromosome 25, BBRACH_0.4, whole genome shotgun sequence, a single window of DNA contains:
- the limch1a gene encoding LIM and calponin homology domains-containing protein 1a isoform X5, with product MPNRICSPRNRLPKPRFRRRRNGSRLLSSIKPGLVKKINRLPTPIAGLDNLTLFLRGCEELGLKGSQLFDPGDLQDTSIRANPKGSDCNRKLKNVLITIYWLGKAANSCTTYNGPTLDLKEFEGLLSQMRKEAEDMESPKRNVRDSGYIDCWDSERSDSLSPPRHGRDDSFDSLDSFGSRSQQTPSPDVVIRGSSDGRGSDSETDAPHRKLPDMRKDDMLARRTSYNEPRTMMPFNQYLPNKSNQSAYVPASLRKKRAEREDSRKSWSTATSPIGGERPFSHPEAIQEEGLQPEEGEDRTRALLKTVTGGGTTCLTPPLWEGKDEQEIKKLERLEKAGIRVLPAAIRYSSLKPAGKEPPRGPTPDIILRKDNEFSRMQQEHESDSGEEEEAERRVPDVEKDDLASRRAQMSRGTPRMQQQFLPSSCSSQDRERWERIRRSSQQAALERQQQQVLSETKDSSRLEPNAVAPKEIPPVQPQLQEGQGVSPQALPNALRDDLARRRAHSGPPPQRENLSAFMQASITQSDLEKWERLKMTVETSETEAPSQDSSFGMVARKGSSWVPEEWEEQRKEAEHGGSSHAIPNVQKDDLARRRAQSSLLSQRDAPQSCFQASITQSDLEKWDRLKMTVETSEAPSAPVCQACLEKSWQPPAILADTAARDDLASRRARAHQRPAASRQRFVHFGPVTEIDQKCWEKLSIARPGEEEQEAESGAGPGNESLTLRRLLSAAAVATPTIGLGSQLTERAASPSGLIGGEAARLPMLPELVHRENDALDQKLAQYKRQEEEEEAEEVRGERSPDLEKDDMLARRTKVFHKSTSSPAYNRFLPLPGSKVQAPREGALSSPKALGKTVDDPAGRGESPKEEVFPDRPRDGKELRPVLRVQEPQGMVDATAHSDQDIAVPVSAIVKSSDEEECEEERPLPNLEKDDMHARRTGAFQKAAGPAFNSFLPVPGSVRHKSAPVSAAAGSTSSKPVEQGKIPPSESPSITYSAEMQQGPPAVITMPLNLAGKPGGGPEKSLQPPRGIEGEEAGEDRKLTSLPVKVGRDDMWSWHSHAPPARTSPSPPCYLPAPGSQQEASGRAEAEGEELPWGPSGLDDEMPPIFSHRAASVSDDPESVSMIDMRCEEEAILQPYSQARCELLQNQYNKVREEEDHWQDDLARWKNRRRSASQDLIKKEEERKMMEKLMTVDGAQGHRRKSIKTYKEIVEEKERREQELHEAYRRARTPQEAAAVLQHYALRFTISEAVLERLQLPKQADPGAPPAEPSGPLPLPQPATPPLAPGPMKYLRQQSAPMPKFTSTVEATVVGVTPTQATAAAAPTHPPTRMVLPKTVPLLAPKPYITPRSSQTGLRSIKADGMVRVNGETGEVSGRLENSWGGAKDNGASPVKEAASLPLSPPTTLSSPKKEPEDEMGGRDVGRGAGDEPPAVQEAACVTCLGESEEATPPALAEVEATPIRPSSLPTDLQRESVVSESAEAGNADTQEREDEAKPAAVQQPVTGDGVQDVASAEQEAEEKGPHVRMERGCVVTTTILTELTQTQILPSNMPEMKRAGDEEAPSPRRSEAPPPNAQPPCEAPVSELAYSAGNSRLRWEFFTLPDDQEKDLVNIPTPVLSLPKRVDHWSWDPDEERRRQERWQQEQERMLQEKYQREQEKLKQEWERAQKEVEEEERKYHEEERKILEETVTPLTPTLTPTLPSIFGDSAAPPSPQNTIVRSLADWDRKQELLEKQANEPQQDNNVAQDTGTRNGSSANLTLRSPIPQSTTQTTAVTPGLQNGQQAPLDPSQSSVPQLQFIQDASWASKRPEAQQQDEVWKKTASLDRNWSSQPAQSGGMKRSGSCENVGTHPSKSSPFSSATQPPSPNRSVSGKKLCSSCTHPLGKGAAMIIETLGLYFHIQCFKCGICKGQLGDTSTGTDVRIRNGLLNCHECYIKSRAAGQPTTL from the exons GGGTTCAGACTGCAATCGAAAGCTGAAGAAT GTCTTGATCACCATATATTGGCTGGGGAAGGCCGCCAACAGCTGTACGACTTACAACGGGCCAACTCTGGACCTGAAGGAGTTCGAGGGGCTGTTGTCACAAATGAGAAAG GAGGCCGAGGACATGGAGAGCCCCAAGAGGAATGTCCGGGACAGCGGCTACATCGACTGCTGGGACTCGGAGCGCAGTGACTCGTTGTCACCCCCACGGCATGGCCGTGATGACTCCTTCGACAGCCTGGACTCCTTCGGCTCGCGCTCGCAGCAGACGCCCTCCCCTGACGTGGTGATCCGTGGGAGCAGCGATG GCCGCGGTAGCGACTCGGAAACCGACGCCCCCCACAGGAAGCTGCCGGACATGCGTAAGGATGACATGCTGGCGCGGCGTACCTCCTATAACGAGCCCCGCACCATGATGCCCTTCAACCAGTACCTGCCCAATAAGAGCAACCAGAGTGCCTATGTTCCCGCCTCCCTGCGCAAGAAAAGGGCGGAACGCGAGGATAGCCGCAAGAGCTGGAGCACGGCCACCTCTCCCATTGGAGGAGAGAGGCCCTTCAG CCACCCGGAGGCCATACAGGAAGAGGGGTTACAGCCAGAGGAAGGAGAGGATCGCACTAGGGCTCTTCTGAAGACCGTCACAGGGGGCGGGACGACCTGTTTGACCCCGCCTCTGTGGGAGGGCAAGGACGAGCAGGAGATCAAAAAGCTGGAGCGGCTGGAGAAGGCCGGGATCCGGGTGCTACCTGCCGCCATTCGTTACAGCAG CTTGAAGCCCGCTGGCAAAGAGCCTCCCAGGGGCCCCACCCCTGACATTATCCTGCGGAAGGACAACGAGTTCTCGAGGATGCAACAGGAGCACGAGTCGGACTCgggcgaggaagaggaggccGAGCGACGGGTGCCCGATGTGGAGAAGGATGACCTGGCCTCCAGGAGGGCGCAGATGAGCCGCGGTACCCCTCGCATGCAGCAGCAATTCCTCCCGTCCTCCTGCAGCAGCCAGGACCGCGAGAGGTGGGAGCGCATCCGGCGCAGCTCCCAGCAGGCGGCGCTAGagaggcagcagcagcaggtgcTCAG CGAGACTAAGGACTCCTCCCGGCTCGAGCCCAACGCCGTCGCCCCTaaagaaattcccccagtgcaGCCCCAGCTGCAGGAGGGGCAAGGAGTCAGCCCACAGGCCCTCCCTAATGCGCTGAGGGACGATCTGGCCCGCAGAAGAGCACACAGCGGGCCCCCACCCCAAAGGGAGAACCTGTCGGCCTTCATGCAGGCCTCCATCACCCAGTCCGACCTGGAGAAGTGGGAGCGCCTTAAGATGACAGTAGAGACCAG CGAGACCGAGGCCCCCTCCCAGGATTCGTCATTTGGCATGGTCGCCCGTAAGGGGAGCTCCTGGGTGCCGGAGGAGTGGGAGGAGCAGAGGAAGGAAGCCGAGCATGGAGGCAGTTCTCATGCGATACCAAATGTGCAGAAGGATGATCTGGCCCGTAGGAGAGCCCAGAGCAGCCTCCTCTCCCAAAGGGACGCCCCGCAGAGCTGCTTCCAGGCCTCAATCACGCAGTCCGACCTGGAGAAGTGGGATCGCCTTAAGATGACAGTTGAGACCAG TGAGGCCCCCTCGGCACCCGTCTGCCAGGCCTGCCTAGAAAAGAGCTGGCAGCCCCCTGCCATCCTGGCCGATACGGCCGCGCGGGACGACCTGGCCAGCCGGCGCGCCCGCGCCCACCAGCGACCGGCCGCCAGCCGGCAGCGCTTCGTACACTTTGGCCCCGTCACCGAGATCGACCAGAAGTGCTGGGAGAAGCTGAGCATAGCACGGCCgggggaggaggagcaggaggcggAGTCGGGGGCGGGGCCGGGGAACGAGAGCCTGACACTGCGGCGCCTCCTGTCGGCCGCCGCTGTGGCCACACCCACCATCGGCCTGGGCTCCCAGCTCACTGAGCGGGCTGCCAG CCCCAGCGGCCTGATCGGTGGCGAAGCCGCACGCTTGCCAATGCTGCCCGAGCTGGTGCATAGAGAGAACGATGCCCTGGACCAAAAGCTGGCTCAGTACAAAAGgcaagaggaagaagaggaagcgGAGGAGGTGAGGGGGGAGAGGTCGCCTGACCTGGAGAAAGATGACATGCTGGCTCGCAGGACCAAGGTCTTCCACAAGTCCACGAGCAGTCCTGCCTACAACAGGTTCCTCCCTTTGCCGGGGTCCAAGGTTCAAGCCCCGAGGGAGGGAGCCCTAAGTAGCCCCAAAGCTTTGGGAAAAACCGTCGATGATCCCGCCGGTCGGGGGGAGTCCCCAAAAGAGGAGGTGTTCCCCGACAGGCCGAGAGATGGGAAGGAGCTCAG ACCAGTGCTCCGTGTCCAAGAACCCCAGGGAATGGTGGACGCCACGGCTCACTCTGACCAAGATATAGCAGTGCCCGTGTCTGCTATCGTAAAGTCCAGCGATGAGGAGGAGTGTGAAGAGGAAAGGCCGCTGCCCAATTTGGAGAAAGATGACATGCATGCACGCCGGACCGGAGCGTTTCAGAAGGCAGCTGGACCAGCCTTTAACAGCTTCCTCCCAGTCCCCGGGTCCGTCAGACACAAATCCGCACCTGTCTCTGCGGCTGCTGGGTCCACTTCCAGCAAGCCGGTGGAACAAGGAAAGATACCTCCTAGTGAAAG CCCGAGTATCACATACTCAGCGGAAATGCAGCAAGGTCCTCCTGCCGTCATCACCATGCCCCTTAACCTGGCCGGGAAACCCGGGGGTGGCCCAGAAAAGTCCCTGCAACCCCCTCGGGGGATAGAGGGAGAGGAGGCAGGAGAGGACAGGAAGTTGACATCCCTTCCTGTTAAAGTTGGGAGAGATGACATGTGGAGCTGGCACAGCCATGCCCCTCCTGCACGCACTTCTCCCAGCCCCCCCTGCTACCTGCCCGCACCAGGATCCCAGCAGGAGGCGTCAGGGAGGGCCGAGGCAGAGGGGGAAGAACTGCCATGGGGGCCTTCTGGTTTAGATGACGAGATGCCCCCAAT ATTCAGCCACAGAGCTGCTAGTGTGTCAGATGACCCAGA GAGTGTCAGCATGATTGACATGCGGTGTGAGGAAGAGGCGATCCTGCAGCCCTACAGTCAGGCGCGTTGTGAGCTCTTGCAGAATCAGTACAACAAGGTCCGGGAAGAGGAAGACCACTGGCAGGAT GACCTGGCTCGCTGGAAGAATCGCAGGAGGAGTGCCTCACAGGACCTGAtcaagaaggaggaggagaggaagaTGATGGAGAAGCTAATGACTGTGGACGGAGCCCAGGGTCACAGGAGGAAGAGCATCAAGACCTACAAGGAGATAGTGGAAGAGAA ggaacgGCGTGAGCAGGAGCTGCACGAGGCATACCGGAGGGCGCGTACCCCCCAGGAAGCGGCGGCCGTGCTTCAGCACTACGCCCTACGCTTCACCATCAGCGAGGCCGTACTGGAACGCCTGCAGCTGCCCAAACAAGCGGACCCTGGTGCCCCCCCAGCCGAGCCCTCGGGCCCCTTGCCGCTGCCACAACCGGCCACCCCACCCCTGGCCCCAGGCCCCATGAAGTACCTCCGACAGCAGTCTGCCCCCATGCCCAAGTTCACGTCTACGGTGGAGGCCACTGTTGTGGGGGTGACCCCGACACAGGCCACCGCAGCCGCCGCCCCGACACACCCCCCAACTCGCATGGTCCTACCCAAGACTGTGCCACTTTTGGCCCCCAAACCCTACATCACGCCCAGGAGTTCGCAAACAGGTCTCCGATCTATTAAG GCAGATGGAATGGTGCGCGTGAACGGGGAGACGGGGGAGGTGTCCGGCAGGCTGGAGAACAGCTGGGGCGGAGCCAAGGACAATGGGGCGTCGCCAGTGAAGGAGGCAGCTTCCCTGCCTCTGTCCCCGCCCACCACCTTGAGCAGCCCCAAGAAGGAGCCAGAGGACGAGATGGGCGGGAGGGACGTCGGTCGTGGTGCCGGTGATGAGCCCCCGGCCGTGCAGGaagccgcctgtgtcacatgtctgGGGGAGTCGGAAGAAGCCACGCCTCCAGCTCTCGCCGAGGTTGAAGCCACACCCATCAGACCATCCTCCCTCCCAACG gatctcCAGAGAGAGAGTGTGGTGTCGGAGAGCGCTGAAGCCGGCAATGCAGACACGCAGGAGAGGGAAGATGAGGCGAAACCTGCAGCTGTACAGCAGCCAGTCACAG GTGATGGAGTGCAGGACGTGGCGTCAGCCGAGCAGGAGGCTGAGGAGAAGGGACCGCATGTGAGGATGGAACGGGGCTGTGTGGTGACAACCACCATCCTGACGGAACTCACTCAGACACAG ATCCTGCCCAGTAACATGCCAGAGATGAAGAGGGCTGGGGACGAGGAGGCCCCCTCTCCAAGGAGATCCGAGGCACCCCCACCCAacgcccagccaccctgtgaaGCACCTGTGTCAG AGTTGGCTTACAGTGCCGGTAACTCTAGGTTACGCTGGGAGTTCTTCACGTTGCCAG ACGATCAGGAGAAGGACCTCGTAAAT ATCCCCACCCCAGTGTTGAGTCTGCCCAAGCGGGTCGACCACTGGTCTTGGGACCCGGACGAGGAGCGCAGGCGTCAGGAACGATGgcagcaggaacaggagcgcatgCTTCAG GAGAAGTACCAGCGGGAGCAGGAAAAGCTGAAGCAGGAGTGGGAGAGAGCTCagaaggaggtggaggaggaggagaggaagtACCATGAGGAG GAGAGGAAGATCTTGGAGGAAACGGTGACCCCCCTGACCCCCACCctgacccccaccctgccctccaTCTTCGGGGACTCAGCcgcaccccccagcccccagaaCACCATCGTCCGCTCGCTGGCCGACTGGGACCGCAAGCAGGAGCTGCTGGAGAAGCAAGCT AATGAGCCACAACAGGACAACAACGTGGCCCAGGACACAGGAACCAGGAACGGGTCCAG TGCCAACCTCACCCTCCGCAGCCCGATCCCACAAAGCACCACCCAGACAACAGCAGTCACACCGGGTCTGCAGAACGGCCAACAAGCCCCGCTGGACCCGAGCCAGTCCAGCGTGCCTCAGCTGCAGTTCATCCAAG ATGCATCGTGGGCCAGCAAGAGGCCTGAGGCtcagcagcaggacgaggtgtGGAAGAAGACAGCCTCCCTGGATCGCAACTGGAGTTCGCAGCCGGCCCAGTCAGGGGGAATGAAAAG GTCTGGATCCTGTGAAAATGTAGGGACACACCCATCTAAGTCATCCCCATTCTCATCTGCCACCCAGCCCCCGTCTCCCAACAG gtcggTGAGCGGGAAGAAGCTGTGCTCCAGTTGTACCCACCCATTAGGCAAAGGTGCTGCCATGATCATTGAGACTCTTGGCCTCTACTTCCACATCCAGTGCTTTAAG TGTGGGATCTGTAAGGGGCAGCTAGGGGACACCAGCACAGGTACAGATGTGAGGATTCGAAACGGCCTCCTCAACTGCCACGAATGCTACATCAAATCGCGTG CTGCTGGCCAGCCCACCACTTTGTGA
- the limch1a gene encoding LIM and calponin homology domains-containing protein 1a isoform X7, translating into MEGDCSLAAKSQLAARMENFACTVVFTRPAPQGPCLPHMRPSVKAATGRRFGDKDFRSGLENGILLCELLSSIKPGLVKKINRLPTPIAGLDNLTLFLRGCEELGLKGSQLFDPGDLQDTSIRANPKGSDCNRKLKNVLITIYWLGKAANSCTTYNGPTLDLKEFEGLLSQMRKEAEDMESPKRNVRDSGYIDCWDSERSDSLSPPRHGRDDSFDSLDSFGSRSQQTPSPDVVIRGSSDGRGSDSETDAPHRKLPDMRKDDMLARRTSYNEPRTMMPFNQYLPNKSNQSAYVPASLRKKRAEREDSRKSWSTATSPIGGERPFSHPEAIQEEGLQPEEGEDRTRALLKTVTGGGTTCLTPPLWEGKDEQEIKKLERLEKAGIRVLPAAIRYSSLKPAGKEPPRGPTPDIILRKDNEFSRMQQEHESDSGEEEEAERRVPDVEKDDLASRRAQMSRGTPRMQQQFLPSSCSSQDRERWERIRRSSQQAALERQQQQVLSETKDSSRLEPNAVAPKEIPPVQPQLQEGQGVSPQALPNALRDDLARRRAHSGPPPQRENLSAFMQASITQSDLEKWERLKMTVETSETEAPSQDSSFGMVARKGSSWVPEEWEEQRKEAEHGGSSHAIPNVQKDDLARRRAQSSLLSQRDAPQSCFQASITQSDLEKWDRLKMTVETSEAPSAPVCQACLEKSWQPPAILADTAARDDLASRRARAHQRPAASRQRFVHFGPVTEIDQKCWEKLSIARPGEEEQEAESGAGPGNESLTLRRLLSAAAVATPTIGLGSQLTERAASPSGLIGGEAARLPMLPELVHRENDALDQKLAQYKRQEEEEEAEEVRGERSPDLEKDDMLARRTKVFHKSTSSPAYNRFLPLPGSKVQAPREGALSSPKALGKTVDDPAGRGESPKEEVFPDRPRDGKELRPVLRVQEPQGMVDATAHSDQDIAVPVSAIVKSSDEEECEEERPLPNLEKDDMHARRTGAFQKAAGPAFNSFLPVPGSVRHKSAPVSAAAGSTSSKPVEQGKIPPSERFSHRAASVSDDPESVSMIDMRCEEEAILQPYSQARCELLQNQYNKVREEEDHWQDDLARWKNRRRSASQDLIKKEEERKMMEKLMTVDGAQGHRRKSIKTYKEIVEEKERREQELHEAYRRARTPQEAAAVLQHYALRFTISEAVLERLQLPKQADPGAPPAEPSGPLPLPQPATPPLAPGPMKYLRQQSAPMPKFTSTVEATVVGVTPTQATAAAAPTHPPTRMVLPKTVPLLAPKPYITPRSSQTGLRSIKADGMVRVNGETGEVSGRLENSWGGAKDNGASPVKEAASLPLSPPTTLSSPKKEPEDEMGGRDVGRGAGDEPPAVQEAACVTCLGESEEATPPALAEVEATPIRPSSLPTDLQRESVVSESAEAGNADTQEREDEAKPAAVQQPVTGDGVQDVASAEQEAEEKGPHVRMERGCVVTTTILTELTQTQILPSNMPEMKRAGDEEAPSPRRSEAPPPNAQPPCEAPVSELAYSAGNSRLRWEFFTLPDDQEKDLVNIPTPVLSLPKRVDHWSWDPDEERRRQERWQQEQERMLQEKYQREQEKLKQEWERAQKEVEEEERKYHEEERKILEETVTPLTPTLTPTLPSIFGDSAAPPSPQNTIVRSLADWDRKQELLEKQANEPQQDNNVAQDTGTRNGSSANLTLRSPIPQSTTQTTAVTPGLQNGQQAPLDPSQSSVPQLQFIQDASWASKRPEAQQQDEVWKKTASLDRNWSSQPAQSGGMKRSGSCENVGTHPSKSSPFSSATQPPSPNRSVSGKKLCSSCTHPLGKGAAMIIETLGLYFHIQCFKCGICKGQLGDTSTGTDVRIRNGLLNCHECYIKSRAAGQPTTL; encoded by the exons GGGTTCAGACTGCAATCGAAAGCTGAAGAAT GTCTTGATCACCATATATTGGCTGGGGAAGGCCGCCAACAGCTGTACGACTTACAACGGGCCAACTCTGGACCTGAAGGAGTTCGAGGGGCTGTTGTCACAAATGAGAAAG GAGGCCGAGGACATGGAGAGCCCCAAGAGGAATGTCCGGGACAGCGGCTACATCGACTGCTGGGACTCGGAGCGCAGTGACTCGTTGTCACCCCCACGGCATGGCCGTGATGACTCCTTCGACAGCCTGGACTCCTTCGGCTCGCGCTCGCAGCAGACGCCCTCCCCTGACGTGGTGATCCGTGGGAGCAGCGATG GCCGCGGTAGCGACTCGGAAACCGACGCCCCCCACAGGAAGCTGCCGGACATGCGTAAGGATGACATGCTGGCGCGGCGTACCTCCTATAACGAGCCCCGCACCATGATGCCCTTCAACCAGTACCTGCCCAATAAGAGCAACCAGAGTGCCTATGTTCCCGCCTCCCTGCGCAAGAAAAGGGCGGAACGCGAGGATAGCCGCAAGAGCTGGAGCACGGCCACCTCTCCCATTGGAGGAGAGAGGCCCTTCAG CCACCCGGAGGCCATACAGGAAGAGGGGTTACAGCCAGAGGAAGGAGAGGATCGCACTAGGGCTCTTCTGAAGACCGTCACAGGGGGCGGGACGACCTGTTTGACCCCGCCTCTGTGGGAGGGCAAGGACGAGCAGGAGATCAAAAAGCTGGAGCGGCTGGAGAAGGCCGGGATCCGGGTGCTACCTGCCGCCATTCGTTACAGCAG CTTGAAGCCCGCTGGCAAAGAGCCTCCCAGGGGCCCCACCCCTGACATTATCCTGCGGAAGGACAACGAGTTCTCGAGGATGCAACAGGAGCACGAGTCGGACTCgggcgaggaagaggaggccGAGCGACGGGTGCCCGATGTGGAGAAGGATGACCTGGCCTCCAGGAGGGCGCAGATGAGCCGCGGTACCCCTCGCATGCAGCAGCAATTCCTCCCGTCCTCCTGCAGCAGCCAGGACCGCGAGAGGTGGGAGCGCATCCGGCGCAGCTCCCAGCAGGCGGCGCTAGagaggcagcagcagcaggtgcTCAG CGAGACTAAGGACTCCTCCCGGCTCGAGCCCAACGCCGTCGCCCCTaaagaaattcccccagtgcaGCCCCAGCTGCAGGAGGGGCAAGGAGTCAGCCCACAGGCCCTCCCTAATGCGCTGAGGGACGATCTGGCCCGCAGAAGAGCACACAGCGGGCCCCCACCCCAAAGGGAGAACCTGTCGGCCTTCATGCAGGCCTCCATCACCCAGTCCGACCTGGAGAAGTGGGAGCGCCTTAAGATGACAGTAGAGACCAG CGAGACCGAGGCCCCCTCCCAGGATTCGTCATTTGGCATGGTCGCCCGTAAGGGGAGCTCCTGGGTGCCGGAGGAGTGGGAGGAGCAGAGGAAGGAAGCCGAGCATGGAGGCAGTTCTCATGCGATACCAAATGTGCAGAAGGATGATCTGGCCCGTAGGAGAGCCCAGAGCAGCCTCCTCTCCCAAAGGGACGCCCCGCAGAGCTGCTTCCAGGCCTCAATCACGCAGTCCGACCTGGAGAAGTGGGATCGCCTTAAGATGACAGTTGAGACCAG TGAGGCCCCCTCGGCACCCGTCTGCCAGGCCTGCCTAGAAAAGAGCTGGCAGCCCCCTGCCATCCTGGCCGATACGGCCGCGCGGGACGACCTGGCCAGCCGGCGCGCCCGCGCCCACCAGCGACCGGCCGCCAGCCGGCAGCGCTTCGTACACTTTGGCCCCGTCACCGAGATCGACCAGAAGTGCTGGGAGAAGCTGAGCATAGCACGGCCgggggaggaggagcaggaggcggAGTCGGGGGCGGGGCCGGGGAACGAGAGCCTGACACTGCGGCGCCTCCTGTCGGCCGCCGCTGTGGCCACACCCACCATCGGCCTGGGCTCCCAGCTCACTGAGCGGGCTGCCAG CCCCAGCGGCCTGATCGGTGGCGAAGCCGCACGCTTGCCAATGCTGCCCGAGCTGGTGCATAGAGAGAACGATGCCCTGGACCAAAAGCTGGCTCAGTACAAAAGgcaagaggaagaagaggaagcgGAGGAGGTGAGGGGGGAGAGGTCGCCTGACCTGGAGAAAGATGACATGCTGGCTCGCAGGACCAAGGTCTTCCACAAGTCCACGAGCAGTCCTGCCTACAACAGGTTCCTCCCTTTGCCGGGGTCCAAGGTTCAAGCCCCGAGGGAGGGAGCCCTAAGTAGCCCCAAAGCTTTGGGAAAAACCGTCGATGATCCCGCCGGTCGGGGGGAGTCCCCAAAAGAGGAGGTGTTCCCCGACAGGCCGAGAGATGGGAAGGAGCTCAG ACCAGTGCTCCGTGTCCAAGAACCCCAGGGAATGGTGGACGCCACGGCTCACTCTGACCAAGATATAGCAGTGCCCGTGTCTGCTATCGTAAAGTCCAGCGATGAGGAGGAGTGTGAAGAGGAAAGGCCGCTGCCCAATTTGGAGAAAGATGACATGCATGCACGCCGGACCGGAGCGTTTCAGAAGGCAGCTGGACCAGCCTTTAACAGCTTCCTCCCAGTCCCCGGGTCCGTCAGACACAAATCCGCACCTGTCTCTGCGGCTGCTGGGTCCACTTCCAGCAAGCCGGTGGAACAAGGAAAGATACCTCCTAGTGAAAG ATTCAGCCACAGAGCTGCTAGTGTGTCAGATGACCCAGA GAGTGTCAGCATGATTGACATGCGGTGTGAGGAAGAGGCGATCCTGCAGCCCTACAGTCAGGCGCGTTGTGAGCTCTTGCAGAATCAGTACAACAAGGTCCGGGAAGAGGAAGACCACTGGCAGGAT GACCTGGCTCGCTGGAAGAATCGCAGGAGGAGTGCCTCACAGGACCTGAtcaagaaggaggaggagaggaagaTGATGGAGAAGCTAATGACTGTGGACGGAGCCCAGGGTCACAGGAGGAAGAGCATCAAGACCTACAAGGAGATAGTGGAAGAGAA ggaacgGCGTGAGCAGGAGCTGCACGAGGCATACCGGAGGGCGCGTACCCCCCAGGAAGCGGCGGCCGTGCTTCAGCACTACGCCCTACGCTTCACCATCAGCGAGGCCGTACTGGAACGCCTGCAGCTGCCCAAACAAGCGGACCCTGGTGCCCCCCCAGCCGAGCCCTCGGGCCCCTTGCCGCTGCCACAACCGGCCACCCCACCCCTGGCCCCAGGCCCCATGAAGTACCTCCGACAGCAGTCTGCCCCCATGCCCAAGTTCACGTCTACGGTGGAGGCCACTGTTGTGGGGGTGACCCCGACACAGGCCACCGCAGCCGCCGCCCCGACACACCCCCCAACTCGCATGGTCCTACCCAAGACTGTGCCACTTTTGGCCCCCAAACCCTACATCACGCCCAGGAGTTCGCAAACAGGTCTCCGATCTATTAAG GCAGATGGAATGGTGCGCGTGAACGGGGAGACGGGGGAGGTGTCCGGCAGGCTGGAGAACAGCTGGGGCGGAGCCAAGGACAATGGGGCGTCGCCAGTGAAGGAGGCAGCTTCCCTGCCTCTGTCCCCGCCCACCACCTTGAGCAGCCCCAAGAAGGAGCCAGAGGACGAGATGGGCGGGAGGGACGTCGGTCGTGGTGCCGGTGATGAGCCCCCGGCCGTGCAGGaagccgcctgtgtcacatgtctgGGGGAGTCGGAAGAAGCCACGCCTCCAGCTCTCGCCGAGGTTGAAGCCACACCCATCAGACCATCCTCCCTCCCAACG gatctcCAGAGAGAGAGTGTGGTGTCGGAGAGCGCTGAAGCCGGCAATGCAGACACGCAGGAGAGGGAAGATGAGGCGAAACCTGCAGCTGTACAGCAGCCAGTCACAG GTGATGGAGTGCAGGACGTGGCGTCAGCCGAGCAGGAGGCTGAGGAGAAGGGACCGCATGTGAGGATGGAACGGGGCTGTGTGGTGACAACCACCATCCTGACGGAACTCACTCAGACACAG ATCCTGCCCAGTAACATGCCAGAGATGAAGAGGGCTGGGGACGAGGAGGCCCCCTCTCCAAGGAGATCCGAGGCACCCCCACCCAacgcccagccaccctgtgaaGCACCTGTGTCAG AGTTGGCTTACAGTGCCGGTAACTCTAGGTTACGCTGGGAGTTCTTCACGTTGCCAG ACGATCAGGAGAAGGACCTCGTAAAT ATCCCCACCCCAGTGTTGAGTCTGCCCAAGCGGGTCGACCACTGGTCTTGGGACCCGGACGAGGAGCGCAGGCGTCAGGAACGATGgcagcaggaacaggagcgcatgCTTCAG GAGAAGTACCAGCGGGAGCAGGAAAAGCTGAAGCAGGAGTGGGAGAGAGCTCagaaggaggtggaggaggaggagaggaagtACCATGAGGAG GAGAGGAAGATCTTGGAGGAAACGGTGACCCCCCTGACCCCCACCctgacccccaccctgccctccaTCTTCGGGGACTCAGCcgcaccccccagcccccagaaCACCATCGTCCGCTCGCTGGCCGACTGGGACCGCAAGCAGGAGCTGCTGGAGAAGCAAGCT AATGAGCCACAACAGGACAACAACGTGGCCCAGGACACAGGAACCAGGAACGGGTCCAG TGCCAACCTCACCCTCCGCAGCCCGATCCCACAAAGCACCACCCAGACAACAGCAGTCACACCGGGTCTGCAGAACGGCCAACAAGCCCCGCTGGACCCGAGCCAGTCCAGCGTGCCTCAGCTGCAGTTCATCCAAG ATGCATCGTGGGCCAGCAAGAGGCCTGAGGCtcagcagcaggacgaggtgtGGAAGAAGACAGCCTCCCTGGATCGCAACTGGAGTTCGCAGCCGGCCCAGTCAGGGGGAATGAAAAG GTCTGGATCCTGTGAAAATGTAGGGACACACCCATCTAAGTCATCCCCATTCTCATCTGCCACCCAGCCCCCGTCTCCCAACAG gtcggTGAGCGGGAAGAAGCTGTGCTCCAGTTGTACCCACCCATTAGGCAAAGGTGCTGCCATGATCATTGAGACTCTTGGCCTCTACTTCCACATCCAGTGCTTTAAG TGTGGGATCTGTAAGGGGCAGCTAGGGGACACCAGCACAGGTACAGATGTGAGGATTCGAAACGGCCTCCTCAACTGCCACGAATGCTACATCAAATCGCGTG CTGCTGGCCAGCCCACCACTTTGTGA